CTACAGGATTAAGACTAGCAGAGATTTTGGCTTTATCATGGAGTGATATTGATTTTGATCACCAGGCGATAATTGTTAAGAAAAGTGTGGGTGTTGGAGTAGGTGGCAAACGTAACATTATGGAAATGAGAAGTGATTTTCGAAACGTCATGATTCCTTCACAATTGTTACCTAAGTTACAAAAACACAAAGAAGAACAGCAATTAATGAAGGAAGAGCTAGGAGACCAATATGAAGATGAACATGATCTGGTTTTCCCTAAAAAAGGTGGTGGGGTTCAAAGATCATCTACCGTTCGTGCTAGATTTAATCGTATAGTTGATAAAGCGAATATCAGTAAAATTAACTTCCACGATATAAGAAAAACGCACGCTAGTTTGCTTATCAAGGCTGGAGTCCCTCTCTACCTTGTAAGTAAGCAATTGGGTTACAAGAGTGTTGATACACTTTATCACTTTTTGCCACCACAATTTTCTGATTCAATGAAATCAATTAAACTTTTTGGAGTAAATGGCAAAGAGAATGATATTGAGTAAATAACAATTCTATAGACTTTGGCCTGAAATTATAAAAGAAGCTCAAACTTTGTGTTAGGGCTTCTTTTTATTTGGATTCTTATTAACTAAAATTGTTTTGGGCCTTTTAAGGTGCTTTGTAGTGACAATTAATAGAATAACCCCATTTAAGTTAGTTCTATTGGTTACTTAATGAAATTCAGTTTACATGAAACAATATAAGTAAATAACAACAAAAACCGAAGTTAGTAATTAAATTATCAAAAATCAGTTGACTCGTTATCCATTTTGAATTATATTTAATTTAACAAAGTTAGTAATTAAATAACTAACTTAAAAGTAAGGGGTTGTTAACTTAATGGAAGAGAACATGTTATTCAATCAATTGAATTTATTACGCGGGAATTTGCCACTAAAAAAAATGAAAAATGTTGCATTTCCGATTTATAGTCTGCAGTTTCTAAAGAATAATAACAAAATTCCTGAAGAAGCTCAGATTTGTAGCATATTAAGACATGAAGATAACCTGGTGGAGAGTCTCATTCATGCTTTTAAACTCGTTGAAAACGAACATCCAGAATTAAAAGGTGTGTATGATATTTTTACTTCAGAAGGGTTAAGTCAGAAAATGTTATTTAACTTTTTGCTTCAAGTAAATAATATGGAACTGACAAATGACAAATGGGCTATCTTAATTGATAAACTGTTTAATTACCTTTACGAAAATGAAGGGAAGAAAGATGGTGGATATTATTCACCAGAAAGTGTCAATCAATTAGGGGTAGCATTATTACAGCCACAATCAGGTGCTTTTTATGATGGTACTGCTGGTGTTGGAGCTACGATTGTGGAAGTGGAAAAATACACAATTGAAAATGCTGGGAAAATACAATTATTTGGTCAAGAAGTGAACCATAACAATTGGGCGCTTGCGCAGCTCAATTTACTCTTTCATGGTGTAGAAAATGCCGAGCTACGGTTAGGAGATACGCTCCTTAAGCCAGCATTTATCGAAGGAAAGAATATAGCAAAGTTTGATAGAGTGATGATGGATTTTCCATTTTCATTGAACATTACTGAATATGAAACGTTGCTAAACGACTCATATAATCGTTTTATATATGGAAAACCGCCAAGAAGAAGTGCTGATATGGCATTCATTATGCATGGGTTGTCATCATTAAATCAAAACGGAAAAGCAGTATTTGTTGTAACTAATGGTACGTTGTTTAGACAGGGAGTTGAAGACACAATTCGTCAAAACATGATTACTGCTGATGTTATTGAAGCGGTAATTGCATTACCAGTGAATATTTATGCTGAAACGGGTATTCAAACGAATTTACTTGTACTAAATAAAAATAAGCCTAGTGATCGTAAAGGCAAGATACTATTTATCAATGCTGAAGAAGAATTTACACAATTAAATAGACGAAGAAAACAACTCGAGCATGAAAATATTGAAAAGATTGTTAATGCGTATGATAAAGGAACAGAAATAAAAGGTTTTAGTAAATTCATTAAGACCAACCAGATTGAAGATGCAGATCTGTTGTGTAAACGCTACTTAGAAGAGGATGAAATTGTTGTAGATACATTTGGTAAGGTGAGAGTTATACAAGACAAAATAAATAATCAATCTAATAACGTATCTTTAACCAATTTAGCACAGTCCATATACAGAGGATTTAATGTTTCTTCGAAATCAGTAGAAGAGGGATCTGGAGATTATAAAATCATAAAACTTTCGGATGTAAAAGATGGCGAAATTAACTTGGAGGAATTAACAAGCGTTACTTTGAAACGTAAATCAAAGGTGGAAATGTATCTTGTGCAACGTGGAGATGTAATCATTTCTAACCGAGGAACAAGTATAAAGATTGCTGTCGTACCTCATGTCGAAGAGAATATTATTTTGACTCATAATTTCTTAGGTATTAGGTGTACAAACCAACTAGACCCTTATTTTCTTAAAGAGTATTTAGAAAGCCCAGTAGGTCAGTACATGCTTACAAGTAAGCAAATAGGCACGAATATCCTAACGATAAACCCTAAAGACCTTGAGGATATAAAAGTACCAGTAATAGATATTGAAGCACAAATGGAAATTGTAGAAGGATTTCACCAAATGAATAGTAGTATTCATGAGAGACTACAGCAGCTAGAAGAAGAGAAAAAACAAATACAACTGAAACTATATGAAAATATGGGGATTCGAGATTCGTTTCTGATTATCGACTAATGTAGGGGGATTTATGAAATGGAAATATTGGAAGGTTGTGTTACGTTACGGTCATGTAGGGCGAAAGAATGAAGTAAGCGTAGCGAGGTTTCTGGTAACGGAAGCATCCTATAATCCAATTATGGTAAATGGATTTAGCTTCTGAGATGCCTGGTGTTAAAAGTAATGTAATATCCCAGGTTAATGAGATAAGTCTGGAAGAATATCTAATTGGTAAAAGAAGTGAGGTTGAAAATTTTTATCTACAGGAATTAAAAGAATTTAATAGTTTTACTGCATAAAGTTATCAAATGATTTCTTATCTTATATGAAGTTACTATAACCAAATAGAGGAGGAAGCAAATATTGAAGACAACTCAATTATCACTCGAAACCAAGGGGAACTTTTACAATTTCTTAAAGAACAAAAACAATTATGGGAATGAGTACTTAGATTGTATTGAAAGTACTGTTCACAACTTGATGGAAGAACAGACATCAGCTAATAAACCTGGTATGTTACTGGGGAAGATTCAGTCTGGTAAAACAAGAACTTTTCTAGGAATAATGGGTCTAGCCTATGACAATGGTTATGATGTCGTAATTATCTTAACTAAAGGTACTAAAGCATTGGTTAAACAAACTATAGCTCGATTAAACCAAGAGTTTGATGGAATGATAGTACGTGACAAAATGCGTGTTTACGATATTATGTCCTTACCTTCTAATTTAAGTAAATGGGAACTAAATAAAAAGCTTGCCATTGTTGTTAAAAAAGAAACAAGGAATATGGACAGAATAAGTGATGCTCTGTTTGAAACTTATCCTGATCTTAAGAATAAAAACATTTTATTTATTGATGATGAGGCGGATTTTGCGAGTGTTTCCTATGATAACAATTCAGAGAAAAATATCATTGAAATGAAAGTAATAGCCTCAAAGATTGATAATATTAGGGCGAATGTAAGCAAAGGATCATTTTTACAGGTTACTGCTACTCCTTACTCGCTTTATCTACAGCCGGATGAGAGGGAGATTAATGATTTCCTTAAGTTTGAACCTGTTAGGCCTGCGTTTACGGAGTTAGTACCTATACATGATAAATATGTGGGCGGTGATTTGTACTTTGACGAATCAAAAAATGAAGATTCACCAGCTTATTACTTATACAGCGAAATTACTGATAATGATTTAGATGTTATGAAAAAAATGGATTTGCGCCGTGTTAGAAAAGCAAGTCTACTCACTCAAAAGAATTTATATAATCTAAATCAGGCGGTTATAAATTTTATTGTAGGTAGTTGTATCAGACGATGGCAGCAAAGATACCTAAATGAGGATGAAGAAAAATATTCGATGGTTGTTCATACTGAGAGAGGAAAAGGAGCACATGATTGGCAACAACAACTTATTAAACTCATTCTAGAGGATCTGGGTAAATTAGCAGAAGAAAAAAACGATTTGTTTATTGGGTGGATTGAACAGTCATATAGTCACTTAATGAAATCAGTTAGGCTCGTTCAAACACCAGAACCCTCATTTAATGAAGTTCTACAAGAGGTTAATGAGGCATTAATTCAAGAAATGATTGTTGTTTCGACAGTGAATTCAGATAAGGATGTAGAAGAACTACTAGACTCTAATGGACAACTGCAACTGCGGACACCAATGAACATCTTTATCGGAGGTCAAATTCTAGATAGAGGAATAACAATTGGTAATTTAACGGGATTTTTCTATGGCAGAAACCCAAAATCCTTTCAACAAGATACCGTATTGCAGCATTCACGTATGTATGGAGCAAGATCCATGGAAGATATAGCTGTGACTAGGTTTTATACTACTAGGAAAATTTATAATATCATGGAGAGAATCCATGAATTTGATACTGAATTGAGAGTAGCCTTTGAAAAAGGACATAATCAAGGTGTAGTATTTGTTCAGAAAGATACATCAAATAAAATTGTTCCATGTAGCCCGAACAAAATATTACTTTCCAACCTTGTAACGCTAAAGCCTCATAAGAGGGTATTACCAGTCGGTTTTCAGACTGGATATAAGTCATACATCAGTCAAAAAGTAGAAGCGGTCTCTAAAGTAATTCAAGAATTAAAACAATATTCACCACAAGTCATGGACAATGATGCATTTTTAGCACCTTTAAGTGAAGTGAAGAGAATTCTCTCGAAAATACATGAAACCCTTGTAATGGAAGATGGCTACGAGTGGGATTTAGATGAATATTTCTCTATTCTGGACTATTTGACATTGGATAGTAAAGAAAAGTTTGTCTGGATTATAGTCCGAGAAGGGAGAAATATTACAAGAATTGATTCGGAAGGAAGATTTGAGAACTCCCCTGATACACCTAAAGGTGACAAAGGAGAGCTAAAAGTAGCAAGAAAAGTTGCAGTTGACCACCCTGCTGTTATGCTACTAAAGCAAAATGGTGATGCAGATAAAGGA
The nucleotide sequence above comes from Bacillus sp. KH172YL63. Encoded proteins:
- a CDS encoding N-6 DNA methylase translates to MEENMLFNQLNLLRGNLPLKKMKNVAFPIYSLQFLKNNNKIPEEAQICSILRHEDNLVESLIHAFKLVENEHPELKGVYDIFTSEGLSQKMLFNFLLQVNNMELTNDKWAILIDKLFNYLYENEGKKDGGYYSPESVNQLGVALLQPQSGAFYDGTAGVGATIVEVEKYTIENAGKIQLFGQEVNHNNWALAQLNLLFHGVENAELRLGDTLLKPAFIEGKNIAKFDRVMMDFPFSLNITEYETLLNDSYNRFIYGKPPRRSADMAFIMHGLSSLNQNGKAVFVVTNGTLFRQGVEDTIRQNMITADVIEAVIALPVNIYAETGIQTNLLVLNKNKPSDRKGKILFINAEEEFTQLNRRRKQLEHENIEKIVNAYDKGTEIKGFSKFIKTNQIEDADLLCKRYLEEDEIVVDTFGKVRVIQDKINNQSNNVSLTNLAQSIYRGFNVSSKSVEEGSGDYKIIKLSDVKDGEINLEELTSVTLKRKSKVEMYLVQRGDVIISNRGTSIKIAVVPHVEENIILTHNFLGIRCTNQLDPYFLKEYLESPVGQYMLTSKQIGTNILTINPKDLEDIKVPVIDIEAQMEIVEGFHQMNSSIHERLQQLEEEKKQIQLKLYENMGIRDSFLIID
- a CDS encoding Z1 domain-containing protein, whose translation is MKTTQLSLETKGNFYNFLKNKNNYGNEYLDCIESTVHNLMEEQTSANKPGMLLGKIQSGKTRTFLGIMGLAYDNGYDVVIILTKGTKALVKQTIARLNQEFDGMIVRDKMRVYDIMSLPSNLSKWELNKKLAIVVKKETRNMDRISDALFETYPDLKNKNILFIDDEADFASVSYDNNSEKNIIEMKVIASKIDNIRANVSKGSFLQVTATPYSLYLQPDEREINDFLKFEPVRPAFTELVPIHDKYVGGDLYFDESKNEDSPAYYLYSEITDNDLDVMKKMDLRRVRKASLLTQKNLYNLNQAVINFIVGSCIRRWQQRYLNEDEEKYSMVVHTERGKGAHDWQQQLIKLILEDLGKLAEEKNDLFIGWIEQSYSHLMKSVRLVQTPEPSFNEVLQEVNEALIQEMIVVSTVNSDKDVEELLDSNGQLQLRTPMNIFIGGQILDRGITIGNLTGFFYGRNPKSFQQDTVLQHSRMYGARSMEDIAVTRFYTTRKIYNIMERIHEFDTELRVAFEKGHNQGVVFVQKDTSNKIVPCSPNKILLSNLVTLKPHKRVLPVGFQTGYKSYISQKVEAVSKVIQELKQYSPQVMDNDAFLAPLSEVKRILSKIHETLVMEDGYEWDLDEYFSILDYLTLDSKEKFVWIIVREGRNITRIDSEGRFENSPDTPKGDKGELKVARKVAVDHPAVMLLKQNGDADKGWRDTPFWWPVMLAQSNIETTVYAKETIK